A region from the Aliarcobacter thereius LMG 24486 genome encodes:
- a CDS encoding ATP-binding protein, which translates to MLEKLDLKEETYKPELFISYNPNASDDFKENLTFVSLTNVEGVNALTENQTIELTPNLTIIYGGNGAGKSGYVRLLKNVFYSKDKEDILPNINIKSGHKPTTATFNFSSDRTDISLRYPGDIGNGIFNQFAIFDGDIGKKHLSVRNNFHFRPAGLQLFNELNSALEKLNAKLLSDIQTKSIANPYVDDDIFQGESEIKTFLTQLSHNSKLEELRAHLPYTDEEKAKKTQLDKEYDDLKVALAQKDKSLKELKNIKTQLVDRKKNLETQNLWFTQTQLGKVISAIINCKIKEDTAQKEGVEKFKTDKVQNVGSTEWKQFIQAAETFASTQGENEYPKIGDNCLLCHQSISDDIPKNLINSYWAYIKSVAEQEAKTANEKLIEME; encoded by the coding sequence TTGCTTGAAAAATTAGATCTTAAAGAAGAAACCTACAAACCAGAACTTTTCATTTCCTACAACCCTAATGCCTCTGATGATTTTAAAGAAAATTTAACCTTTGTATCTCTGACAAATGTTGAAGGAGTTAATGCACTTACTGAAAATCAAACCATTGAATTAACACCAAACCTTACTATAATTTATGGAGGTAATGGTGCAGGAAAGTCTGGGTATGTTCGACTTTTGAAAAATGTTTTTTATTCGAAAGATAAAGAAGATATTCTTCCAAATATCAATATTAAATCAGGGCACAAACCAACTACTGCAACATTTAATTTTTCTTCAGATAGAACTGACATTTCACTAAGATATCCTGGTGATATTGGAAATGGTATATTTAATCAATTTGCCATTTTTGATGGAGACATTGGTAAAAAGCACCTTAGCGTAAGAAATAATTTTCATTTCCGTCCTGCTGGTTTACAGTTATTCAATGAATTAAACTCCGCTTTAGAAAAGTTAAACGCAAAGTTACTCAGTGATATTCAAACAAAAAGTATTGCAAATCCGTATGTAGATGATGATATTTTTCAGGGAGAATCTGAAATCAAAACTTTTCTAACTCAGCTTTCGCATAATTCAAAGTTGGAAGAATTAAGAGCTCACTTGCCTTATACTGATGAGGAAAAAGCAAAAAAAACTCAATTGGATAAAGAATATGATGACTTAAAAGTTGCCCTCGCTCAAAAAGATAAATCACTCAAAGAATTAAAAAACATAAAAACGCAATTAGTGGATCGAAAAAAGAATTTAGAAACACAAAATTTATGGTTTACTCAAACACAGTTAGGCAAGGTAATATCAGCTATCATTAATTGCAAAATAAAAGAAGACACTGCTCAAAAAGAAGGCGTTGAAAAATTCAAAACTGATAAAGTTCAAAATGTCGGTTCTACTGAATGGAAACAATTCATACAAGCGGCTGAAACTTTTGCCTCAACCCAAGGTGAAAATGAGTATCCCAAAATTGGAGACAACTGCTTATTATGCCATCAATCAATCAGCGATGATATACCTAAAAATCTGATAAACAGTTATTGGGCATATATAAAAAGTGTGGCTGAACAAGAAGCCAAAACAGCGAACGAGAAGCTTATCGAAATGGAATGA
- a CDS encoding IS3 family transposase (programmed frameshift): MRKSNYSQEFRESTIKFCIDNSDRSISSIARDLGLNKGTLALWVNEYKAKNNLLPVNDLKNETLEQENKRLKKELAILKQEKEILKKAAGILCKRNSVKYAWIKEHSKSFNVQLMCKLFKVSRSCYYNWIDKGCIVNKIDKELNELVKNIFEQARATYGTRRLKEVLKQRYGLIVSRRKLQRTLKYLNLKVKMKRRFKVITTTSNHTLPIAPNHLNRDFYSSQIDKVYVGDITYIPTNEGWLYLAVVIDIYSRKVVGWSMNYSLKTSLVNDALLMALKRRNPSKGLIYHTDRGSQYASYEHKNLLEKYGIVQSMSRKGDCWDNAVAESFFHSLKTELIHHEKFLTRSQANEKIFEYIEIFYNRQRLHSSNGYMSPSEFEDKMLRFEMVS; the protein is encoded by the exons ATGAGAAAAAGTAATTACTCACAAGAGTTTAGAGAATCAACAATAAAGTTTTGTATTGATAATAGTGATAGATCAATTTCAAGTATAGCAAGAGATTTAGGACTAAATAAAGGAACTTTAGCTTTATGGGTAAATGAGTACAAAGCTAAAAATAATTTACTACCTGTAAATGATTTAAAAAATGAGACTCTAGAGCAAGAGAATAAAAGACTAAAAAAAGAACTTGCAATTTTAAAACAAGAAAAAGAGATATTAAAAAAGGCAGCAG GCATACTTTGCAAAAGAAACTCTGTAAAGTATGCATGGATAAAAGAACACTCAAAGAGTTTTAATGTACAACTTATGTGTAAACTATTTAAAGTTAGTAGAAGTTGTTACTACAACTGGATTGACAAAGGTTGTATTGTAAATAAAATTGATAAAGAGCTAAATGAACTTGTAAAAAACATTTTTGAACAAGCAAGAGCAACTTATGGAACAAGAAGATTGAAAGAGGTTTTAAAACAAAGATATGGTCTTATAGTTTCAAGAAGGAAACTTCAAAGAACTCTGAAATATTTAAATCTAAAAGTAAAAATGAAACGAAGATTTAAAGTAATTACAACAACATCAAATCATACTCTACCAATTGCACCAAATCATCTAAATAGAGATTTTTATAGCTCACAAATAGATAAAGTTTATGTTGGAGACATTACATATATTCCAACAAATGAGGGATGGTTATATTTGGCTGTTGTAATCGATATTTACTCAAGAAAAGTTGTTGGATGGTCTATGAATTATAGTTTAAAAACTTCACTTGTTAATGATGCACTATTAATGGCATTAAAAAGAAGAAATCCTTCTAAAGGACTAATTTATCATACTGATAGAGGAAGTCAGTATGCCTCTTATGAACATAAAAATCTTTTAGAAAAATATGGGATAGTTCAAAGTATGAGTAGAAAAGGAGATTGCTGGGATAATGCAGTTGCAGAGAGTTTTTTTCATTCTCTAAAAACTGAATTAATTCATCATGAAAAGTTTTTAACACGCTCACAAGCAAATGAAAAAATATTTGAATATATAGAGATTTTTTACAATAGACAAAGATTACATTCATCAAATGGATATATGTCTCCAAGTGAATTTGAAGATAAAATGTTACGTTTTGAAATGGTTAGTTAA